A stretch of DNA from Nerophis ophidion isolate RoL-2023_Sa linkage group LG18, RoL_Noph_v1.0, whole genome shotgun sequence:
GCCTGGAGGGAGAGCAAAGGTCGCCAACAGGAGGCTGGTGCTGTTTAAACACGGCCTCAGTCTTACATAAATGGCGAGACAGAGGGTAAGGGCAAGGTGCTACGACTGGTGTGTGGTGAACAAGGTTTTCGGACCTTGTCCAGGACCACTATCGACATCAACAAGAGAGAAGTTTGGAAATTTGCGTGATATGCATTGACTGTACACAGTATGTGTTATATTATAACTAACACATCGAGCAGCAGACCATGacgtagggttgggcgatatatcgaataaactcgatatatcgcgggtttgtctcggtGCGATAAAGAAAATCAATACATCGTgaaattcgagtatacgttctcatgcagttgctttcagctgcgggcattacactgcaggtatttctcactctttcttgtctctgcttctcacagacatAAAACacgcgcaccttcttacatacgacACATACTGATGGGCGTGCAACATCATACGATCGCgctgagcagacaggtagcggcatggtaacgttagctgtgatgctagcggtgcggtgcgagggttaatacaagagaaagaaggtgcgaatctggtaacaaatggaggaagaattaattaccgaGAAAAACATCacaggatccatcgtctggcggtggtttggcttcaagcgggataatgctgaacagacaactgtaatatgtcaagtatgcggcaaaagcgttgctacaaaaagtagcattactgctcatttgtaatatcatttgaaaagtcccccgctagagaatgaagacgtGCTTGAAACtcggcatgtcaacatctccggctggTGCCACACCTACAAAAtgcaaagcaaccatttccacatcaacactatgaaaaaaatagtcgagaacaggagataacgtctgcagtaacataccacatagtgaaggaaatacacaatttgatttcctattatgaagctaatttttttttttacatttttttgaaatatctcgtgtaacatcatgcacaaaagcgcactttgattgtttttaactattgtagtggcgttctgtacaaaaagtgcaatttaatttGGTGTTGCTTTGATATATCATCTTTAGgggtgcaaatctttgggtgtcccacgattcgattcaatatcgattcttggggtcgcgattcgattataaatcgattttttgattcaatgcgattctcgattcaaaaacgatatttttccgatgcaaaacgattctgtattcattcaatacataggatttcagcaggatctaccccagtctgctgacatgctagcagagtagtacatttctttaaaaaagcttttataattgtaatggacaatgttttatcaactgattgcaataatgtacatttgttgtaactattaaacgaacgaaaaatatgacttattttatctttgtgaaaacattggacacagtgtgttgtcaagcttatgagatgcgatgcaagtgtaagccactgtgacactattattcttttttttattttttataaatgtctaatgataatgtcaatgaaggatttttaatcacggctatgctgaaattataactaatattgatactgttgttgataatattcatttttgtttcactacttttggtttgttctgtgtcgtgtttgtgtctcctctcaattgctctgtttattgcagttctgagtgttgctgggtcaggtttggttttggaattggattgcattgtcacagcattgctgtgtattggtttgttggattgataaaaaaaattaaaaaaaaataaaacatttcccccccccccaaaatttttttatttttttatttgagaattgattctgaatcgcacaacatgagaatcgcgattcgtattcgaatcgattttttcccacacccctaatcatcttagtgacatcatgcacaaaagtgcactaatagcttgttttaaactgtctctgacaatcttgcactttctgttgtggaaatgacatgaatgtttgtgccacggcTCCTCCATggtttccatcagagacactggcggtcaacacacccctccgactttcaggtatgactttataaactcactaaaacactggtaacacaataatcagataagggattttccagaatcatcctagtaaatgtgtctaataacatctgaatcgctctcactgccctcgccttttttctttctttctagtgcttcactctaactttcctcatccacaaatctttcatccacgaatctttcatcctcgctcaaatgacatgaatgtttgtgccactgcctgATAACTGTTCaacaaatacagttttggtcaattgacttagttgtgatttccctctctgcatgaaagtttaaaatgaaaaataattcaTGCCCCAAAAAAAAGCATGGGGTccgtcatctggcggtggtttggcttcaagccggaagatattcagcagataacagcaatatgcaaagtatgcagcagaagtgttgctaccaaaggtacactattaatttgttctttcatttaaaaagtcacccgcgagagaatgaagagtatttaataaatacagtttttgtatattgacttgtgatttccttctctgcatgaacgtttaaaagtagcatatattaatgcagtataaaaaagaatgttttaatgtagacacataaaatcatcatgctgctgtgattatatgcatcaagtggtcattcaaggctcaggcaaattatcgagatatatatcatttatcgtgacatggcctaagacTATTGAGatataaaaaaaaggccatatcgctcagcccttccatgacactttttttgttttttaaaagggGGGGGAAAGGTACGGCCTGTGTGACAAAACCGGCCACATGGGGCGGGGTTCTAATCGGCCCACTGGATTAATATGCTGCATCATCCACTTGGGGGGCGCATTGTATTAGTCAGAGTTAGTCACTGTTGTAATTAGGGTAGAAGAAGAAGCACGATTCTGGCAATCTGACTGAACAACACATGACAGTAAAGCACATTTTGATAATTAAAGCACAGGCTCTTacaaaaaatacagtaatgtgAAACCTGTGTGATCGGTGTGTCATCAACAAGTGTCGGTGCTCAAAGAATATATTATTGCTTGGATTTACATGACGTCATGTCCAGCTCATTAAATATACGTGCAACGTCTATTTTCCATAGGTACTTGACGCTATTTATCCTTTCTTGAAGAAAAACGCCCTACGTGTGCGCTTGATTTCGGCTGCAAGCACCATTCAAATCGCGAAAACTATAAATGTTTCTTCAGAGTTTTacgagaggtaatcaagaagggcggaagtgtgcaatattatacaaaaagTAATGAGAAGTGGCATGCACTCCAGTCAAAGGGTGCAGAGTCTAAGAACCATTGCATTAAAGGTTTGTTATATTTCTAACATACATTACCCATTTAGTATTTCCCATTGATATTAATATCTGGatattgtttgtattttattttttacaaatagaaACCAGAAAGTCAGGATCTTTTGACACTTCGTCAGGAAAGGTAATCCTACGTCTCGCCTCTTGTTCATTTTGTACACAAATGTGTCAGCGTACATATGCCAAcaggaaaaaattcaaaaatggtGATGATTCAGTAATTGTTAGTTTGTTAAATGAAAATGTAGTCATGTGTTGCAGCTGTCGGGTGCTATTTCGTTCCAGTTTTAGTTTGTTTACAGGACACGTCCTCGCAATACGTGAAGTTAAATTaggaaatgcaaccttacccgagcaaaaacgatgAATATTTATCCgtgagagtcttgataccaatgtccTTTACCCAGCCAAAGAAGTTCTAGGAAACGTTTCCAAGTGTTCATCCGTCTAAAGCACAAGATAATTTGATATGTCTGGGAACTCCATTGACGGGATAATCCTTAATATCACGCgacaaaactttttttatttttgaatgttgcctagttggattttttgctcgtatctgctttttgcaggaagatctaggccAGTTGCATACTCAGTTTATGCGCTGCTTGCTGCACAACAaccatcttggcttggttgaccacagcgaagaagtcacgtgacggaatacaagcaatataataatataatttaatgTAATATTCGGCATCACCATGAaattaatgccatccatccatccatcatcttctgcttatccgaggtcgggtcgcgggggcaacagcctaagcagggaaacccagacttccctctccccagccacttcgtctagctcttcccgggggatcccgaggcgttcccaggccagccgggagacatagtcttcccaacgtgtcctgggtcttccccgtggcctcctaccggttggatgtgccctaaacacctctctagggaggcgttcgggtggcatcctgaccagatgcccgaaccacctcatctggctcctctcgatgtgaaggagcagcggctttacttcgagttcctcccggatggcagagcttctcaccctatctctaagggagagccccgccacacggcggaggaaactcatttcggccgcttatacccgtgatcttatcctttcggtcatgacccaaagctcatgaccataggtgaggatgggaacgtagatcgaccggtaaattgagagctttgccttccggctcagctccttcttcaccacaacggatcggtacaacgtccgcattactgaagacgccgcactgatccgcctgtcgatctcacgatccactcttccctcactcgtgaacaagactcctaggtacttgaactcctccacttggggcagggtctcctccccaacccggagatagcactccacccttttccgggcgagaaccatggactcggacttggagaaattaatgtaaattgaaaaaaccctacccttgttaattttttttgatagtaaaattctggcgaccgaGCTGTTCGTcgtttttactgcaaaatttatgggaatttttacagtgtattaaatTACAGTTGATAAAAAAATagcacttaataaaaaaaaaaaacaatactagcagcgttttaccttttttacAGTGCACAACTGAGACGAGACAGGATGCACTCTATATTTTTCTTATCTCGAAATACCTAAAAGTTTATTTGTGAAGACTAAATAAATCAGGTTTTGAAAATGGATATAtcattaaatataaatattttctcATTTACTTGTTAGCATGAAAACAAGGCaacatgtacttaattaaaaGATACAGTGATTAGGTTATGATTGTACTGGTGCGGCCCACTCGACAATTAGTTATGTGGCCGCAGAACCAAAATGATTTAAAACATTACAGAACATGGTACATTGTCAGAAGTAGGAGTGCAGTACACTGTCCCTCATGGCACAATTGACACTTACCACAGGCTAAatcaaatactttaaaaaaaggtactttaactttagctttTATTAGCAAAACTACTGAACCTTTTAGCTTCTGTATTTTTTATTAAAGCTTTATAATTTGTCTTTAAGGGACATGATCTGTTTCCTTCTGACAACATAGTAGAATGTTTGCATGTTTGAAGTGAAGGGGAAGAATTGCTTTTAAAGCCAAAAGAGATAGTTAAGCGATTTTTAGGGAGATATAGCTCCACATGCATTTTTCCTGTGGGTGCCAAAGTGATGAGGGCAGGTCTAAACGTAGGGAAGAATGAATAAAATCTTGCTTCATAGGGAAGGGGAATAAATAGAAGGGCCTACGTAATGTCTCACCTTCGTCCGTCCGTTAATGACGCAGTCCCCCAGCTGTCCGTTGGCCGCACTGTACATGACAGCTTCATCAATATGGGTCATCAGCGTCCCGATGTTCTTACATCCAGTCTCATGTCCTTCCACCCAGGCAATCTGGTCGCCCCGGATGCTTCGGGAGGGAATGCCTTTTTGGCTCACCAGCTGTCCGCCCCGGAATTTCCCGCTTTGGTTTAAGACTTCGACCTCCTCCAAGACCCGCTCGCCCAGCGTAGGGCCGAGGAAGTGGTCCTTCACAAATATGCCGTAGTACTTCATGCAGGGCACGATGTACTGCAGGGCGATGTGTTCCGCCGTCCAGCCGGCACCCTCCGGAGGGGACAGAGTCAGGATGCCGTTTGCCTCCAAGGGGGAGGTCTGACCGTGCAAGCCGGGGGTTGCCACCTGATATATGTTGTGTTGGATACTCGGGGGGAGCGCAGGGGCCAGGGGTGTCTGGGGAGCGACACAAGGACTGGAAATCACCTGGTTACCATAGCAACTTTTACTGCAGTCGGCAGTCAGCCTGGAACATTTGGGAGCAATATTTCCATCGGCCAACCTCCTCCGCTTCAAGTCAGACTCCCCTATGGCAAAAACTGAATCTTCTGAACAACTTAAATCTAGTGTCTCAGATCCCAAGTCCCGGTTCTCTCCACCTCTCCTTTTAAGCTGTCTGGCTCTAAGTTCATTGTTGGTCCTCCTCATCAAAACGGGGTCCCCATTCTCCACTAGACAGGCTCTGCTGCTCAGAGGGTATACGGGGGTCCCTGCTGTGCACTTTATCTGCGCCGGGTTTGGCGTATGAGCTAATGCACCTGGTGGGCTCCCCTCCACAGACGGAGATGCGACATCACCGTTGTAGAGCGGCACGCCGGTTCTGCATTGTTTCGTCGGGGTCGTGAGTCCAGGGGGGTCGGCGAGACCCACGAGAAAATCTTCAGTGTTCGGACCCCCGATTGCGGGCCCGCACAAACCATTGAGCCCCATGTCCGCCGGGTAAGTGTACACAATTTCTGCCGGTGAACAAACAAGCTGCTGTCCGCTGATCCTTTTATTCTGAGGCGCTGAAGCTGTGACCGATATCGGCTTTAAAAGGTCCTTCAGCCCCCAACGCTCCATTTCATCTCATCATGAGCCGTAGGATATGCACGTAGCCCACGTCCGCGCTTCATCTTCTCACCAAGCGCCGTGACGGAAAGGAGCTCTGTTGCAACCACTTTCAGCTCCGACTTTTGTTTTTCCTTTGCAAGCATCCCTCCACCTCCGAGATGTCTGGTGGCGTGCACTATTGTAGAAACATTTTCAGCTTGAGTTGGGTTGCTGCGAAGAGGTAAATGAGACACTTTAGAGAGACTATTAATAGCACAAGGCAGGTCACTTGACATAGAGAAGAAGTACAAAAAAATGCTGCgtttaatttaccttaaaatataGTTGAGAGCTATCTGTTGTGCACAATTAGAAGCTTGATACAGCACACTAACAAACTGTCATAAAAGCTTcttagtagggctgggcaatatatcgatatatacaatatatcacgggtttgtctctgtgcgatatagaaaatgacatatcgtaatattcgagtataagttttcacgcagttgcttttagctgtgggcgtacacttcaggctctcctcactctttcctgtctttccttctcacggAAAaccaggcgcacattcttacatacgtcacatactgtcacgtcatacgtcacatacgtgtccgctctcgcagagcagagaggtagcatactgggctacgttagctgctaacgtagccgtacgagagaacgaaggtgcggatctggtaacaaatgaagaaagactTAACTCCCaacaaaaacagcagggtttccatcgtctggtggtggttcggcttcaagtgggaatatgacgaacagacaa
This window harbors:
- the egln2 gene encoding uncharacterized protein egln2, which produces MERWGLKDLLKPISVTASAPQNKRISGQQLVCSPAEIVYTYPADMGLNGLCGPAIGGPNTEDFLVGLADPPGLTTPTKQCRTGVPLYNGDVASPSVEGSPPGALAHTPNPAQIKCTAGTPVYPLSSRACLVENGDPVLMRRTNNELRARQLKRRGGENRDLGSETLDLSCSEDSVFAIGESDLKRRRLADGNIAPKCSRLTADCSKSCYGNQVISSPCVAPQTPLAPALPPSIQHNIYQVATPGLHGQTSPLEANGILTLSPPEGAGWTAEHIALQYIVPCMKYYGIFVKDHFLGPTLGERVLEEVEVLNQSGKFRGGQLVSQKGIPSRSIRGDQIAWVEGHETGCKNIGTLMTHIDEAVMYSAANGQLGDCVINGRTKAMVACYPGNGAGYVRHVDNPNGDGRCITCIYYLNKNWDVKMQGGLLQIYPEGKNVVANIEPLFDRLLIFWSDRRNPHEVKPAYATRYAITVWYFDAKERAEAKEKYRLATGQKGVQVPVSQNSRA